One window from the genome of Salvia miltiorrhiza cultivar Shanhuang (shh) chromosome 7, IMPLAD_Smil_shh, whole genome shotgun sequence encodes:
- the LOC130995404 gene encoding uncharacterized protein LOC130995404: MPPPIPAVDPPRYSEDIDSTCSTPFVSAPSSPGHGPSGYFYSAPASPMHFLHTNTRSKSPSSADYEAVFLSSDSGSFEFEFSSRFSPNGYGGIGSMTSADELFFNGQIRPMKLSSHLATPQDGFPPPSMDLDGGTASSRGRDLRLRGAKLANRRARSMSPLRFDQWRVAGGLDSQCASATVEEREAESGETTPSCSASSSRSSSSGRNSKKWIFLKDLLNRSKSEGRAHSKERFWSAISFSAAKEKKTPLVLSPSSSRDEKKGGKDMKNKETKAPGSRKPANGVWRRRAAPSAHELHYTANRAQAAEMKRKTFLPYRQGLLGCLGFSSKSYGAFSGFTRNLNPISSR; the protein is encoded by the coding sequence ATGCCGCCGCCCATCCCCGCCGTCGACCCGCCGCGCTACAGCGAAGACATCGACAGCACCTGCTCCACCCCCTTCGTCAGCGCCCCCTCCAGTCCCGGACACGGCCCCTCTGGCTACTTCTACAGCGCCCCTGCTAGCCCCATGCATTTCCTCCACACCAACACCAGATCCAAATCTCCTTCATCGGCTGATTACGAGGCCGTGTTCCTCTCCAGCGATTCCGGATCCTTCGAGTTCGAGTTCTCATCCAGGTTCTCCCCCAACGGTTATGGCGGAATCGGCTCCATGACGTCGGCGGATGAGCTGTTCTTCAACGGCCAGATCCGCCCGATGAAGCTGTCATCGCACCTCGCCACGCCGCAGGACGGTTTCCCGCCGCCGTCGATGGATCTCGACGGTGGTACGGCGAGCTCCAGAGGCAGAGATCTGAGGCTACGGGGCGCGAAGCTCGCGAACCGCAGAGCTAGATCCATGTCGCCgctccgcttcgatcagtggcgAGTCGCCGGAGGATTGGATTCGCAATGTGCCTCCGCCACCGTCGAGGAGAGAGAAGCCGAGTCCGGTGAGACAACGCCGTCTTGCTCGGCGTCGTCGTCGCGGTCGTCTTCCTCCGGGAGGAACTCGAAGAAGTGGATATTCCTCAAGGATCTTCTGAATCGTAGCAAAAGCGAGGGGCGAGCGCATAGCAAGGAGAGATTCTGGTCGGCGATTTCGTTCTCGGCGGCGAAGGAGAAGAAGACGCCGCTGGTGCTGTCGCCGTCGTCCTCGCGCGACGAGAAAAAGGGCGGAAAGGATATGAAGAACAAGGAGACGAAAGCTCCGGGGTCCAGGAAACCAGCGAACGGCGTGTGGAGGAGGCGGGCGGCGCCATCAGCTCACGAGCTGCACTACACGGCGAACCGAGCGCAGGCGGCAGAGATGAAGAGAAAGACGTTTTTGCCCTACCGGCAGGGGCTGCTCGGGTGCTTGGGTTTCAGCTCCAAGAGTTATGGAGCTTTCAGCGGATTTACCAGAAATCTGAACCCCATTTCTTCTCGCTGA